In the Phaeobacter gallaeciensis genome, one interval contains:
- a CDS encoding helix-hairpin-helix domain-containing protein: MTALKDLKGVGPALEKALKDQGITSVEALAAISEKDLSKVPGIGAARAARLKQAAVAPQAVAAPAQQRPTAPVRTGRPAARPAKVTREVPPEDATQLNAALAAAEAARLAAEEKAAKAKIKARKAAKKAEALALEMAEARVKAKEKAKRVKAKARKAIEREKAKAEAILARKKSGGKLDASDKATKEKPGKEKPGKAKAEKAKPAKDKTAKAKKSKKTKG; the protein is encoded by the coding sequence ATGACGGCTCTCAAGGATCTCAAAGGGGTTGGTCCCGCGCTGGAAAAGGCGCTGAAGGATCAGGGGATCACGTCGGTCGAGGCGCTGGCAGCGATCAGCGAAAAAGATCTGAGCAAGGTACCCGGCATTGGGGCCGCGCGCGCCGCGCGCCTGAAGCAGGCCGCCGTTGCACCGCAGGCTGTGGCTGCGCCCGCACAGCAGCGTCCGACCGCGCCGGTGCGCACCGGTCGCCCTGCCGCAAGGCCGGCGAAGGTGACCCGTGAGGTCCCGCCTGAGGATGCAACCCAGCTGAACGCCGCGCTCGCCGCCGCCGAGGCGGCCCGGCTCGCGGCCGAGGAAAAAGCTGCCAAGGCCAAGATCAAGGCGCGCAAGGCCGCCAAGAAGGCCGAGGCGCTGGCGCTGGAAATGGCCGAAGCGCGCGTGAAGGCCAAGGAAAAAGCCAAACGCGTGAAGGCCAAGGCGCGTAAGGCGATCGAGCGGGAAAAGGCCAAGGCTGAAGCCATCCTGGCCCGCAAGAAGAGCGGCGGAAAACTGGATGCAAGCGATAAGGCCACCAAGGAGAAACCCGGAAAGGAAAAGCCGGGCAAGGCAAAAGCCGAAAAGGCCAAACCAGCCAAGGACAAAACGGCAAAGGCGAAGAAATCCAAGAAGACAAAGGGTTGA
- the serS gene encoding serine--tRNA ligase, whose amino-acid sequence MHDIRAIRENPAAFDAALARRGDAAVSSEVLALDEARRAKIQAAEEAQAAQNKAAKAIGAAKAKGDEEEFERLRSEVAGKKAEVAALQTEAKELDAKLTDMLARLPNNPAEDVPDGADEDDNVEVNRWGTPAEFDFTAKEHFEITGVATAMDFETAAKVSGSRFVFLKGAVARIHRALAQFMIDTHVDENGLTEVNSPVLVRDEAMYGTDKLPKFGEDSYQTTNGWWLVPTSEVPLTYSVAEDVLDASALPIRMTSHTLCFRSEAGSAGRDTSGMLRQHQFEKVEMVSVTHPDESDAEQKRMLRCAEGLLEKLGVPYRTVILCTGDMGFGARRTYDIEAWLPGQNAYREISSVSTTGDFQARRMNARFRPEGGGKPEFVHTLNGSGLAVGRCLIAVLENGQQADGSVKLPEALAPYLGGKLTLTAEGALA is encoded by the coding sequence ATGCACGACATCCGCGCGATCCGCGAAAATCCTGCCGCTTTTGACGCCGCTCTGGCGCGGCGTGGGGATGCGGCTGTGTCCTCTGAGGTGCTGGCCCTGGACGAGGCGCGCCGGGCCAAGATCCAGGCCGCCGAAGAAGCACAGGCCGCCCAGAACAAGGCCGCCAAGGCCATCGGCGCGGCCAAGGCCAAGGGCGACGAGGAAGAGTTCGAACGCCTGCGCAGCGAAGTTGCAGGCAAGAAGGCCGAGGTTGCCGCGCTGCAGACCGAAGCCAAGGAGCTCGACGCCAAGCTGACCGACATGCTGGCCCGCCTGCCCAACAACCCCGCCGAGGATGTGCCGGATGGGGCTGATGAGGACGACAACGTCGAGGTCAACCGCTGGGGCACGCCCGCGGAATTCGATTTCACCGCCAAGGAACATTTTGAGATCACCGGCGTCGCAACAGCCATGGACTTTGAGACCGCCGCCAAGGTCTCTGGCTCGCGCTTCGTCTTCCTGAAAGGCGCAGTGGCACGCATTCACCGGGCGCTGGCACAGTTCATGATCGACACCCACGTCGATGAGAATGGCCTGACCGAGGTGAACTCCCCTGTTCTGGTGCGCGACGAAGCAATGTATGGCACCGACAAGCTGCCGAAATTCGGCGAGGACAGCTATCAGACCACCAATGGCTGGTGGCTGGTGCCGACCTCCGAGGTGCCGCTGACCTATTCCGTCGCAGAGGATGTGCTCGATGCCAGCGCGCTGCCGATCCGCATGACCTCCCATACCCTGTGCTTCCGCTCCGAAGCGGGCTCCGCGGGCCGCGACACCTCGGGCATGCTGCGCCAGCACCAATTCGAAAAGGTCGAAATGGTTTCGGTCACCCACCCTGACGAGTCCGACGCCGAGCAGAAACGCATGCTGCGCTGCGCCGAAGGGTTGCTGGAGAAGCTGGGCGTGCCCTATCGCACCGTGATTCTGTGCACCGGCGACATGGGCTTTGGCGCGCGCCGCACCTATGACATCGAAGCCTGGCTGCCCGGCCAGAATGCCTATCGCGAGATTTCCTCGGTCTCGACCACCGGCGATTTCCAGGCCCGCCGCATGAACGCGCGTTTCCGCCCCGAAGGCGGTGGCAAGCCCGAGTTCGTGCACACCCTGAACGGATCGGGGCTGGCCGTGGGCCGCTGCCTGATCGCGGTTCTGGAAAATGGCCAGCAGGCGGATGGATCGGTCAAACTGCCCGAGGCGCTGGCGCCCTATCTGGGCGGTAAGCTGACCCTGACGGCAGAGGGCGCACTGGCCTGA
- the yajC gene encoding preprotein translocase subunit YajC, which translates to MGSPDRRNIPLDANTIGQFLPLILIFAIMYFLLIRPQQKKMKEHQKMVENLRRGDQVVTQGGLIGKVAKIKEENEVEVEVAEGVKVRVVRSTIAQVLSKTEPAA; encoded by the coding sequence ATGGGCTCTCCAGACAGAAGGAATATCCCCTTGGACGCAAATACGATTGGCCAGTTTCTCCCGCTCATTCTGATCTTTGCGATCATGTACTTCCTGCTGATCCGCCCGCAGCAGAAGAAGATGAAGGAACACCAGAAAATGGTCGAGAACCTGCGCCGCGGCGATCAGGTGGTGACCCAGGGTGGTCTGATCGGCAAGGTTGCCAAGATCAAGGAAGAGAACGAGGTCGAAGTCGAAGTCGCCGAGGGCGTCAAGGTCCGCGTTGTGCGCTCGACCATCGCTCAGGTGCTGTCCAAGACCGAGCCGGCAGCGTAA